A genome region from Vulpes lagopus strain Blue_001 chromosome 7, ASM1834538v1, whole genome shotgun sequence includes the following:
- the LOC121494730 gene encoding dachshund homolog 1-like, with amino-acid sequence MKVSGLFPFASSHPRSPSEPQSQQLCKRSRACRARITKRMSQHTQPPAAGPGPSSGFREDAAAAPECECAGQRASERGTGERAGNERAGNGRAGRRVCGSRAAPAGAQGRAGRQAGGRPRRVQRSWDPPALPATRAAASSSSSSSSSSSSSSATLRAGSGSCTASSPQVGVELLPAP; translated from the exons ATGAAAGTTTCTGGGTTGTTTCCCTTCGCTTCCTCTCACCCTCGCTCCCCCTCGGAGCCGCAGAGCCAGCAATTGTGCAAGAGGAGCCGGGCGTGCAGGGCGCGTATCACCAAGCGCATG AGCCAGCACACCCAACCGCCTGCAGCCGGGCCCGGACCGAGCAGCGGCTTTAGGGAGGACGCGGCGGCTGCGCCCGAGTGTGAGTGCGCCGGCCAGCGCGCGAGCGAGCGGGGGACGGGCGAGCGAGCGGGGAACGAGCGAGCGGGGAACGGGCGGGCGGGCCGGCGAGTGTGCGGGAGCCGAGCGGCGCCGGCGGGAGCGCAGGGGCGAGCCGGGaggcaggcgggcgggcggccgcggcgggTGCAGAGGAGCTGGGACCCGCCGGCACTGCCCGCCACgcgcgccgccgcctcctcctcctcctcctcctcctcctcctcctcctcctcctccgcgaCCCTCCGCGCTGGCAGCGGCTCCTGCACAGCCTCCTCTCCGCAGGTCGGAGTCGAGCTGCTTCCAGCCCCGTGA